One window of the Streptococcus parasanguinis ATCC 15912 genome contains the following:
- a CDS encoding HD domain-containing protein, with protein sequence MIEERIQAAKQYVKTLFADRADGHDVEHTLRVYTNAMRIAQAEGPCDLEIVGLSALLHDAADDKLFQTENNANARMFLEEIGIPQDQIDQICRVINAVSFSKNRGKHPETLEGKIVQDADRLDAIGAVGIARTFSYGGHKRRSLTDTVQHFHDKLLLLKDEMNTETAKQIAESRHQFLIIFLNELEKEL encoded by the coding sequence ATGATCGAAGAACGAATCCAAGCTGCTAAGCAGTATGTAAAAACCTTATTTGCTGATCGAGCGGATGGCCATGATGTGGAGCATACCCTCCGCGTTTATACCAATGCTATGAGAATCGCACAAGCAGAAGGTCCATGTGATCTGGAGATAGTGGGCTTGTCAGCTCTTCTTCACGATGCTGCTGATGATAAATTGTTTCAAACAGAGAATAATGCGAATGCTCGCATGTTTCTAGAAGAGATCGGTATTCCTCAAGACCAAATCGACCAGATTTGTCGGGTTATCAATGCTGTTTCTTTCAGCAAAAATCGTGGGAAACATCCAGAAACCTTAGAAGGCAAGATTGTCCAGGATGCAGACCGCCTGGATGCGATAGGAGCTGTAGGAATTGCGCGAACTTTTTCCTATGGTGGCCACAAAAGGAGGTCCCTCACTGATACCGTCCAACATTTCCATGACAAGTTGCTTCTCTTGAAAGATGAAATGAACACGGAGACTGCTAAGCAAATAGCAGAAAGTCGCCATCAATTTTTAATCATCTTTCTAAATGAACTAGAAAAGGAACTCTAA
- a CDS encoding TetR/AcrR family transcriptional regulator translates to MAERKISEKSLENLKRFNQENNAITRESIEISLLQLLEKKDLKKITISELVQRAGVSRAAFYRNYDSKEEILESIFQSSIAKITKSLDGYNLKTDLYQVWVYLFKEVKKEAKIISLAIDYNFERLLTKAVYDFLEKRNGSSSNGAGSYLNSFWSSAIVSVISKWIKDGMKIPAEKIATLGLPLFPQKKK, encoded by the coding sequence ATGGCAGAAAGAAAAATATCCGAGAAATCCTTGGAAAATCTCAAACGATTTAACCAAGAAAACAATGCGATTACACGAGAATCCATCGAAATCTCTCTCCTGCAATTATTGGAGAAAAAGGATCTGAAAAAGATCACCATCTCTGAGCTGGTTCAGCGTGCGGGTGTCTCTCGAGCAGCCTTTTACCGTAATTATGACTCCAAAGAAGAGATTCTAGAGTCCATCTTTCAATCTAGTATCGCAAAGATTACCAAGTCTTTAGATGGCTACAACCTTAAGACAGACCTCTACCAGGTCTGGGTCTACCTCTTTAAGGAAGTCAAGAAAGAAGCCAAGATCATTAGCCTGGCTATTGATTACAATTTCGAGCGGCTCTTGACCAAGGCAGTCTATGATTTTCTAGAAAAACGAAATGGCAGCTCCTCGAATGGCGCTGGCAGCTACCTCAATTCCTTCTGGAGCTCCGCCATTGTTTCTGTCATCTCCAAATGGATCAAGGATGGCATGAAGATCCCCGCTGAGAAGATCGCTACGTTAGGCCTACCCCTCTTTCCACAAAAGAAAAAGTAA
- a CDS encoding DegV family protein — translation MKWKIIADSGCDYRSLDNLAPDTEFVSVPLTIQVGETIYTDDAQLNIDQMMEEMYATTTASKSACPSPDDYMKSFEGAENIVVVTITGTLSGSYNSAEVAKKIYLEEHPNTNIHVINSLSAGGEVDLIVRKLNQLVAEGLDFDQVVDVITTYQSKTKLLFVLAKVDNLVKNGRLSKLLGTVVGLLNIRMVGEASKTGTLELLQKARGQKKAIKAAFYELIKAGYAGGHITIAHRNNEKFIEQFSALVREKFAHAMIEVLPTSGLCSFYAEEGGLLMGYEI, via the coding sequence ATGAAATGGAAAATTATTGCGGATTCAGGCTGTGACTACCGCTCTTTGGACAATCTGGCACCAGATACGGAGTTTGTCAGTGTCCCATTGACCATCCAAGTGGGAGAGACCATCTACACAGATGACGCCCAACTCAATATCGACCAGATGATGGAGGAGATGTATGCGACCACGACAGCTTCTAAGTCTGCCTGTCCGAGTCCCGATGATTATATGAAGTCCTTTGAAGGAGCTGAAAATATCGTCGTTGTGACCATCACTGGAACTCTTTCAGGTAGCTACAATAGTGCTGAGGTAGCTAAGAAGATTTATCTGGAAGAGCATCCGAATACCAATATTCACGTGATTAACAGCTTATCAGCTGGGGGTGAGGTGGACCTGATCGTTCGCAAGCTCAATCAGTTGGTCGCTGAAGGCCTTGATTTTGATCAAGTGGTCGATGTGATCACGACCTATCAGTCTAAGACGAAGTTGCTCTTTGTTTTGGCTAAAGTTGATAATCTGGTCAAAAATGGGCGTCTCAGCAAATTGCTCGGAACTGTTGTCGGGCTCCTCAATATCCGTATGGTCGGGGAAGCTAGTAAGACGGGTACCCTTGAGTTGCTTCAAAAAGCACGGGGCCAAAAGAAAGCGATCAAGGCTGCTTTTTATGAATTGATCAAGGCGGGTTATGCTGGCGGCCACATCACCATTGCCCACCGCAACAATGAAAAATTTATCGAGCAATTCTCTGCATTGGTTCGAGAAAAATTTGCCCATGCAATGATTGAAGTCCTTCCTACTTCTGGACTTTGTAGTTTCTACGCCGAAGAAGGCGGCCTCCTCATGGGGTATGAAATTTAA
- a CDS encoding membrane protein, giving the protein MRLKIIQQLVNVNIIYASQPAQIAKLRAKQAKKPDVKLNVARKSVLNYLFLGLVYFLIFGLLFSIYDFVNQPAFFVNMVALFSLMTISQGFMSFYNVFYESKDLQFYRPYAFSDAEVIAGKSISVILTLLMAILPLISYFLILPVQAGGFNPLGILLGLFCALILLGVLFLATILLAHLITKTLFFKKHTTLVSNIMIGIGSLLSLGAYLYLNLVQTHRVEVTGGADIPILFPPFTAFHQFILHPFDGEAILGLLGWILVLLVLIGLVRKIVIPQFYDAALAVATNQTVKERVRVLHVGQKDSFRRFVIQYHRRLLSDGTLMVQVLLMMSILPYIFLLSGAAGASKNIGGLSPYLTPQYLVPLTLVAILIGVFNSFGGLTSIGISLERENFEYLRSLPIDFKRYLFMKFWLLYLVQSILPVILLVGVCLYFGVHPLAILAMLLIWVVTTIPICIRDYVKDFQNFSTNWTNITELMTRHRGNAVLQSILLIVFLFVMFLLIIVSFIWTYHSVSTLLAVILYSIILLIGAGISYTIYRKKIRTLYQEIGE; this is encoded by the coding sequence ATGCGTCTTAAGATTATCCAGCAACTGGTCAATGTCAATATCATCTATGCCAGTCAGCCCGCTCAGATCGCAAAATTACGTGCCAAACAGGCAAAAAAACCGGACGTCAAACTCAATGTTGCCCGTAAATCGGTGCTCAACTATCTCTTTTTAGGCCTGGTCTATTTCCTCATATTTGGCTTGCTCTTTAGTATCTATGATTTTGTGAACCAACCAGCCTTCTTTGTCAATATGGTCGCCCTTTTTTCCTTGATGACCATTTCCCAAGGCTTTATGAGTTTTTACAATGTCTTTTATGAAAGCAAGGACCTCCAGTTTTACAGGCCCTATGCCTTCTCGGATGCAGAAGTCATAGCAGGAAAGAGCATCTCGGTCATCCTGACTCTTCTCATGGCTATCCTTCCCTTGATCAGCTATTTTCTGATCCTCCCTGTGCAGGCAGGTGGCTTTAATCCGTTAGGGATCCTGCTAGGCCTCTTTTGTGCCTTAATTCTCTTAGGCGTTCTCTTTTTAGCGACGATATTACTAGCTCATTTGATCACCAAGACCTTGTTTTTCAAAAAACACACGACTCTGGTCTCCAACATCATGATCGGAATTGGTTCTCTTCTGAGTCTAGGAGCTTATCTCTATCTGAATCTAGTCCAAACCCATCGGGTAGAAGTGACGGGTGGCGCAGATATTCCCATTCTATTTCCACCTTTTACGGCCTTTCATCAGTTCATCCTCCATCCTTTTGATGGAGAAGCAATCCTTGGCCTTCTGGGCTGGATCCTGGTCCTTCTGGTCTTGATTGGCCTGGTTCGCAAAATCGTGATCCCGCAGTTCTATGATGCAGCCCTTGCAGTTGCGACCAACCAAACCGTTAAGGAACGCGTGAGAGTGCTCCATGTGGGTCAGAAAGACTCCTTTAGACGATTTGTCATTCAGTATCATCGCAGACTCTTGAGCGATGGAACCCTTATGGTGCAAGTCCTCTTGATGATGAGCATTCTGCCTTATATTTTCCTACTCAGTGGAGCAGCAGGAGCATCGAAAAATATAGGAGGACTCAGTCCTTACTTGACGCCCCAGTATCTGGTGCCACTGACCCTTGTTGCCATCTTGATTGGTGTTTTCAATAGTTTTGGAGGCTTGACCAGTATCGGTATTTCGCTAGAGCGCGAAAACTTTGAGTACTTGAGATCCCTCCCTATTGATTTCAAACGCTATCTCTTTATGAAGTTTTGGTTGCTCTATCTGGTGCAATCCATCCTTCCTGTCATTCTTCTAGTTGGCGTTTGTCTCTATTTTGGCGTCCATCCCTTGGCTATCCTAGCCATGTTGCTGATCTGGGTCGTAACGACTATTCCGATCTGCATCCGAGACTATGTCAAAGATTTTCAGAACTTTAGCACCAATTGGACCAATATCACGGAGTTGATGACCCGCCATCGTGGGAATGCAGTTCTTCAGTCTATTCTCTTGATTGTCTTTCTCTTTGTGATGTTTCTCTTGATCATTGTCAGCTTCATTTGGACCTATCATTCCGTCAGCACCCTGCTGGCTGTGATCCTTTATAGTATCATACTGCTAATTGGAGCAGGGATCAGCTATACCATCTATCGCAAAAAAATCCGTACCCTCTACCAAGAGATCGGAGAATAA